Proteins encoded in a region of the Flavobacteriaceae bacterium HL-DH10 genome:
- a CDS encoding DUF4982 domain-containing protein yields MHQIRFLFFIILTCTQVSFSQLRTVKELDINWKFQKGDFENAFQVDFNDSKWENISVPHDWAIYGPFDKDIDKQDVAIVQNGEKVATEKTGRTGALPHTGSAWYRNKFTLPNYENRKKVILLFEGAMSEPQIYLNGKKVGAWAYGYSYFYFDVSEFIKEGENTLAVKLTNKEFASRWYPGAGLYRKVSVIVKNKESINQWGTFITTPFINKDEAKVNIKTKASIKNGSLITTIFDADGNQISTDKTSIEFGNEFDQNIKVQNPRLWSPETPYLYKAVSQLFVGNDLKDEVSTRFGIRDIKYEANKGFSLNGEVTKFKGVCLHHDLGPLGTAINKAALRRQLTILKDMGCNAIRSSHNMPSFEQLELCDEMGFMFLAESFDEWAKPKVKNGYHRFFNDYAEKDIVNLVQATRNHPSIVMWSSGNEVPDQRGEAGVKRAKWLQDIFHREDPTRPVTVGMDQVKATMESGFGALLDVPGLNYRVHLYEEAYKKFPQGFILGSETASTVSSRGVYKFPVVQEKNKQYEDFQSSSYDLEACSWSNVPDEDFVLQDDKPWVIGEFVWTGFDYLGEPTPYDESWPSRSSYFGISDLAGLPKDRFYLYRSRWNKTDETLHILPHWNWEGREGEITPVFVYTNYDSAELFVNGKSMGIQKKNASTPQNRYRLMWMDVKYEPGNLKVVAFNAEGIPVAEKELKTAGKPYKIILDPDRKTLHADGKDLSYVTVSVVDKNGIPCPKATNQLKFKVTGHGKYRAACNGDATSLEMFHLPTMKLFSGKLVVLVQSTNESGTIELFVTGHGLKSGNLKLNSTD; encoded by the coding sequence ATGCATCAAATTAGATTTCTTTTTTTTATAATTTTAACGTGTACACAAGTTTCTTTTTCACAACTAAGAACAGTAAAAGAATTAGATATCAATTGGAAATTTCAAAAGGGAGATTTTGAAAATGCTTTTCAAGTAGATTTTAATGATTCTAAATGGGAAAACATAAGTGTTCCGCATGATTGGGCTATTTACGGACCTTTTGATAAAGACATAGATAAGCAGGATGTTGCCATTGTGCAAAATGGTGAAAAAGTAGCTACTGAAAAAACAGGAAGAACAGGTGCTTTACCACATACCGGGTCTGCCTGGTATCGAAATAAATTTACCTTACCAAATTACGAAAATAGAAAAAAAGTGATTTTACTTTTTGAAGGCGCCATGAGTGAGCCCCAAATTTATTTAAATGGCAAAAAAGTAGGAGCATGGGCTTATGGTTACAGTTATTTTTATTTTGATGTTTCAGAATTTATTAAAGAAGGCGAAAATACGTTAGCTGTAAAACTAACAAATAAAGAATTTGCTTCACGTTGGTATCCTGGAGCAGGTTTATATCGAAAAGTAAGTGTTATTGTAAAAAACAAGGAAAGTATCAACCAATGGGGAACGTTTATTACAACGCCATTTATTAATAAAGATGAAGCCAAAGTTAATATAAAAACAAAAGCTTCAATTAAAAATGGGTCTTTGATTACTACTATTTTTGATGCTGATGGAAATCAAATAAGTACAGATAAAACATCAATAGAATTTGGTAATGAATTCGATCAAAATATCAAAGTTCAAAATCCTAGATTATGGAGTCCTGAAACGCCTTACTTGTATAAAGCGGTTTCACAGTTGTTTGTTGGTAATGATTTGAAAGATGAGGTGTCAACACGTTTTGGAATCCGAGATATTAAATATGAAGCCAATAAAGGATTTAGTTTAAACGGAGAAGTTACAAAGTTTAAAGGGGTTTGTTTACACCACGATTTAGGTCCCTTAGGAACCGCAATAAATAAAGCAGCATTACGTCGCCAATTAACTATTTTAAAAGATATGGGATGCAATGCGATTCGTAGTTCGCACAATATGCCATCATTCGAGCAATTAGAATTGTGCGACGAAATGGGATTTATGTTTTTAGCCGAAAGTTTTGATGAATGGGCGAAACCAAAAGTGAAGAATGGCTACCATCGCTTTTTTAATGATTATGCCGAAAAGGATATTGTAAACTTAGTGCAAGCCACAAGAAACCATCCGTCCATTGTGATGTGGAGTTCTGGAAATGAAGTGCCAGATCAAAGGGGTGAAGCAGGTGTGAAACGGGCAAAATGGCTTCAAGATATTTTTCATAGAGAAGACCCTACACGACCTGTTACCGTTGGAATGGATCAAGTAAAGGCAACAATGGAATCTGGTTTTGGTGCATTATTGGATGTTCCAGGATTAAATTATCGCGTTCATTTATATGAAGAGGCTTATAAAAAATTTCCACAAGGTTTTATTTTAGGATCAGAAACGGCATCAACTGTTAGTTCCAGAGGTGTTTATAAGTTTCCTGTTGTTCAGGAAAAAAATAAACAGTATGAGGATTTTCAAAGTTCCTCGTATGATTTAGAAGCCTGTAGTTGGTCTAATGTGCCAGATGAAGATTTTGTATTACAAGATGATAAACCTTGGGTTATAGGTGAGTTCGTATGGACTGGTTTTGACTATTTAGGAGAGCCTACACCCTATGATGAAAGTTGGCCATCACGCAGTTCATATTTTGGGATTTCAGATTTAGCAGGACTTCCTAAAGATCGTTTTTATTTGTATAGAAGCAGATGGAATAAAACAGATGAAACACTTCATATTTTACCACATTGGAATTGGGAAGGTCGAGAAGGAGAAATAACCCCTGTTTTTGTTTATACCAATTATGATAGTGCAGAGCTTTTTGTAAATGGAAAAAGTATGGGAATTCAGAAAAAGAACGCTTCTACACCACAAAACAGATATCGTTTAATGTGGATGGATGTTAAATATGAGCCTGGAAACCTGAAAGTCGTAGCTTTTAATGCAGAAGGAATACCTGTTGCAGAAAAGGAACTTAAAACAGCAGGTAAACCCTATAAAATAATATTGGATCCAGATAGAAAAACATTACATGCCGATGGAAAGGACTTGTCTTATGTAACGGTATCGGTGGTTGATAAAAATGGTATTCCATGTCCAAAAGCAACAAATCAATTAAAATTCAAAGTAACAGGACATGGAAAATATAGGGCAGCTTGTAATGGAGATGCCACGTCTTTAGAAATGTTCCATTTGCCAACCATGAAACTTTTTAGTGGAAAATTAGTCGTCTTGGTTCAGTCAACTAATGAATCTGGAACTATTGAATTATTTGTTACAGGTCATGGATTAAAAAGCGGAAACTTGAAGTTGAATTCAACAGATTAG
- a CDS encoding aldose epimerase family protein codes for MNRLKKSIYAFSLMGIALLSVQCKSDKKKNTEETPQNKTENMVTISKEAYGVTSDSIAVDKYIMKNEKGMEISVITYGGIITSWTAPDRNNDYKDIVLGYNTLEDYEKETPFFGALIGRYGNRIAKGKFSLDDTEYTLATNDGANHLHGGDKGFDKVVWNAAEVKTDSTASLVLTYLSKDMEEGYPGNLETKVTYTLTNDNELQIVYEATTDKKTIVNLTQHSYFNLTGDFSKTILDHEITINADKLVPVDATLIPTGELTDVANTPFDFREAKAIEKDINTKDEQLERGLGYDHCWVLNNQNEGVRLVASAYEKESGRQLDVFSDEPGIQLYTGNFLDGTLPSKQGGTYAHRTGFCLETQHYPDSPNQENFPTTVLNPGEKYISKTSFKFSAR; via the coding sequence ATGAATAGATTAAAAAAAAGTATCTATGCTTTTTCATTAATGGGAATAGCACTTTTAAGTGTGCAATGCAAAAGTGATAAGAAAAAAAATACAGAAGAAACACCTCAAAATAAAACAGAAAATATGGTAACAATTTCAAAGGAGGCTTATGGTGTAACATCAGATAGCATTGCCGTGGATAAGTATATAATGAAAAATGAAAAAGGCATGGAAATAAGTGTCATTACTTATGGAGGGATTATTACATCTTGGACTGCTCCAGATAGGAATAATGATTATAAAGACATTGTTTTAGGGTATAATACTTTAGAAGATTATGAAAAAGAAACACCATTTTTTGGAGCCTTAATTGGAAGATATGGTAATAGAATTGCGAAAGGAAAGTTTTCATTAGATGATACGGAATATACATTAGCAACTAACGACGGCGCAAACCATTTGCATGGTGGTGATAAGGGATTTGATAAAGTTGTTTGGAATGCTGCTGAAGTTAAAACAGATAGTACAGCATCATTAGTTCTTACCTATTTAAGCAAAGACATGGAAGAAGGCTATCCTGGTAATTTGGAAACTAAAGTAACTTATACACTTACAAATGATAATGAATTGCAAATAGTTTATGAAGCAACTACCGACAAGAAAACCATTGTAAATTTAACGCAGCATTCTTATTTTAATTTAACAGGTGATTTTTCTAAAACCATTTTAGATCATGAAATTACTATAAATGCAGATAAATTAGTACCTGTTGATGCTACATTGATTCCAACAGGAGAACTTACAGATGTTGCAAATACGCCTTTTGATTTTAGAGAAGCAAAAGCTATTGAAAAAGACATTAACACTAAAGATGAACAACTAGAAAGAGGTTTAGGTTACGATCATTGTTGGGTGTTAAACAATCAAAATGAAGGTGTAAGATTGGTAGCATCTGCTTATGAAAAGGAAAGTGGAAGACAACTAGATGTTTTTTCTGACGAACCAGGTATTCAACTATATACTGGTAATTTTTTAGATGGTACACTACCTAGTAAACAAGGCGGAACGTATGCGCATAGAACAGGATTTTGTTTAGAAACACAACATTATCCAGATTCTCCAAATCAAGAAAATTTCCCAACAACGGTTTTAAATCCTGGAGAGAAATATATTTCTAAAACATCATTTAAATTTTCTGCGAGATAA
- a CDS encoding DNA mismatch repair protein MutT, with amino-acid sequence MITKQITKINWYENAEKIFIATDCIIFGFDEGILKLLVFERLVNPLKGELSLIGSFVKPNETAPQAAHRVLKEITGLDNIFMEELKTYTEVDRDSGARCISIGQYALIRIDEYDKELVKKHGALWYEVDKLPKLVLDHNKMVEDALNRLRRKSKFYPIGIELLPKNFTIPQLQNLYEVIHQKKLDSRNFRKKLLSLKLLIPLNKKDMSGSKKGAFLYKFDYKKYKKLEENGFNFSLFK; translated from the coding sequence ATGATAACAAAACAGATAACTAAAATCAATTGGTATGAAAATGCAGAAAAAATATTTATTGCTACAGACTGTATTATTTTTGGCTTTGATGAAGGCATATTAAAGCTTCTGGTTTTTGAAAGACTTGTAAACCCATTAAAAGGTGAATTATCACTTATTGGTAGTTTTGTTAAACCTAATGAAACAGCACCACAGGCAGCTCACAGAGTTTTAAAAGAAATTACGGGACTAGATAATATTTTTATGGAAGAACTTAAAACCTATACTGAGGTGGATAGAGATTCTGGAGCGCGTTGTATATCTATAGGGCAATATGCCTTAATTAGAATTGATGAGTATGATAAAGAACTAGTTAAAAAACATGGCGCCCTGTGGTATGAAGTAGATAAACTTCCTAAGCTAGTTTTAGACCACAATAAAATGGTAGAAGATGCTTTAAACCGATTACGTAGAAAATCTAAATTTTACCCTATTGGTATTGAATTACTTCCAAAGAACTTTACCATACCACAATTACAAAATCTTTATGAAGTAATTCATCAAAAGAAATTAGACTCTAGAAATTTTAGAAAAAAATTACTCTCACTAAAACTACTTATTCCTTTAAACAAAAAGGACATGTCTGGGTCAAAAAAAGGCGCTTTTTTATATAAATTTGATTATAAAAAATATAAAAAACTAGAGGAAAACGGTTTTAATTTTTCTCTTTTTAAGTAG
- a CDS encoding alpha/beta fold hydrolase, with amino-acid sequence MILKQDFIIEGKHQKPILIDATYLQNKINLPIIIFCHGYKGFKDWGAWNLMANAFAKAGFCFIKFNFSHNGGTMEQPIDFPDLEAFGNNNYTKELDDLESVINWVSKNDTLKNISNFTNINLIGHSRAGGIVSIKAEENPRIKKIISLAGVSSFGKRISTTGDLEQWKKDGVKYVLNGRTKQQMPHYYQFYEDFIKNEERLSIKRAVTHLTIPYLIIHGNHDTSVLIEEAKNLHKWNSNSQLKLINGANHVFGAKHPWNKDSLPEHLNQVVTLAIDFLK; translated from the coding sequence ATGATTTTAAAACAAGATTTTATTATTGAAGGCAAACATCAAAAACCCATTTTGATAGATGCTACTTATCTTCAAAACAAAATCAATTTACCAATTATTATATTCTGTCACGGCTATAAAGGCTTTAAAGACTGGGGTGCTTGGAATTTAATGGCAAATGCTTTTGCTAAAGCCGGTTTCTGTTTTATAAAATTCAACTTTTCTCATAATGGAGGCACCATGGAGCAACCCATAGATTTTCCAGATCTTGAAGCCTTTGGTAATAATAATTACACTAAGGAATTAGACGATTTAGAATCTGTTATTAATTGGGTTTCTAAAAATGATACTTTAAAGAATATTTCAAATTTCACAAATATTAACTTAATAGGCCACAGTAGAGCAGGTGGTATTGTTTCTATAAAAGCAGAAGAAAACCCTCGAATTAAAAAAATTATTAGTTTAGCAGGTGTTAGTAGTTTTGGAAAAAGAATATCAACAACAGGTGATTTAGAACAATGGAAGAAAGACGGCGTTAAATACGTTTTAAACGGACGAACAAAACAACAAATGCCTCACTATTATCAGTTTTATGAAGATTTTATAAAAAATGAAGAACGCCTGTCTATTAAACGAGCGGTAACTCATTTAACCATTCCATATTTAATAATTCATGGAAACCATGATACTAGCGTATTAATTGAAGAAGCAAAAAACCTGCATAAATGGAATTCTAACAGTCAATTAAAGCTTATAAATGGTGCTAATCATGTTTTTGGAGCAAAACATCCTTGGAACAAAGATTCACTGCCAGAACACCTAAACCAAGTTGTGACACTAGCTATAGACTTTTTAAAGTAA
- a CDS encoding PD-(D/E)XK nuclease family protein → MTTFIFDVLKDLQNKHVNLSQLTFVLPSKRAGLFLKHQLKKVTNQTIFAPEIISIEEFVEALSQLKTVSNTELLFEFYNSYTELTKKENLDSFESFSKWAQILLQDFNEIDRYLIPQDKIFNYLSAIQDLKHWSLEKEKTEFVKNYLSFWNKLYDYYNHFTKALLNKNIGYQGLIYRQAVQNLKTYIDDNPKKQHVFLGFNALNTAEETIIQQLLENKLAQTYWDIDAVFINNPKHDAALFTRQHKTNWKHFKNNTFNWITTNYSKEKNISVFGIPKNIGQAKYIGSLLKSIEKQNKSLQNTAVVLGDENLLIPVLNSIPKNIEALNITMGFPLKSIPLSSLFEALFYIHKNTSVSFYYKDVINILSHQFIRPLFFIDHVDYASQIIETIDANNIVYLTTARLKQIANKSNDIIDLLFSNWNTSIDLALNNCSQLILSIKNYLDNDKDSNLLSLEYLFRFYALFNELIKLNTEYNHIKDVSTLYSIYKELLSSESLDFQGEPLQGLQIMGMLESRVLDFETVIISSVNEGVLPSGKSNNSFIPFDVKIENNLPTYKEKDAVYTYHFYRLLQRAKNIYILYNTEADILTGGEKSRFITQLELEGIHPINHQIISPQIPVITPTLNVIEKTPDLQLKLKELAKKGFSPSSLTNYIRNPIDFYYQKILKIKEHNDVEETVAANTLGTVVHNTLEDFYKPLIGTFLSVEGIKKLKKDIDKIVTHHFTDVYKEGDITKGKNLIIYEIAKRYVSNFLDLEIKELKAGNQIKILAIELENNVQVDIPELDFPVTLTGKVDRVDEYNGITRIIDYKTGRVELNKVEVVNWEDITTDYTKYSKSFQILTYAYMMQLSKDVKLPIEAGIISFKNLSAGFLKFAKKDKAGNYAKKDILITKETLENFSSELKQLILEICNINIPFTEKEIK, encoded by the coding sequence ATGACAACTTTCATATTTGATGTTTTAAAAGATTTACAAAACAAACATGTAAATCTCTCTCAATTAACTTTTGTTTTACCGAGTAAAAGGGCAGGACTATTTTTAAAACATCAACTTAAAAAAGTTACTAATCAAACTATTTTTGCTCCCGAAATTATAAGCATAGAAGAGTTTGTAGAAGCACTATCACAACTAAAAACAGTTTCAAATACCGAACTTCTTTTTGAGTTTTATAATAGCTATACCGAATTAACAAAAAAAGAAAACCTCGACTCTTTTGAGTCTTTTTCAAAATGGGCACAAATACTGCTTCAAGATTTTAATGAAATAGACAGGTACTTAATACCACAAGATAAAATATTCAACTATTTAAGTGCTATCCAAGATTTAAAACATTGGTCGTTAGAAAAAGAAAAAACAGAATTTGTAAAAAATTACCTCTCCTTCTGGAACAAACTTTACGACTACTATAATCACTTTACCAAGGCTCTTTTAAATAAAAATATAGGCTATCAAGGTCTAATTTATAGACAAGCAGTCCAAAATTTAAAAACATATATTGACGATAACCCTAAAAAACAACATGTTTTTTTAGGCTTTAATGCTCTAAATACTGCTGAAGAAACCATTATACAACAGCTCCTTGAAAATAAATTAGCACAAACATATTGGGATATAGATGCTGTTTTTATAAACAACCCTAAGCATGATGCTGCTTTATTTACAAGACAGCATAAAACAAATTGGAAACACTTTAAAAACAATACTTTTAATTGGATAACGACAAATTATTCCAAAGAAAAAAATATATCAGTCTTTGGGATTCCAAAAAATATAGGACAAGCTAAATATATTGGATCATTATTAAAATCGATAGAAAAACAAAATAAGTCATTACAAAATACCGCAGTAGTTTTAGGTGATGAAAACTTATTAATTCCTGTATTAAATTCTATCCCTAAAAATATAGAAGCCCTAAATATAACTATGGGTTTTCCGTTAAAAAGCATTCCACTATCATCGCTTTTTGAAGCATTATTTTACATTCATAAAAATACTTCAGTATCTTTTTATTATAAAGATGTTATTAATATTCTATCACATCAATTTATAAGACCTTTATTTTTTATTGATCATGTAGATTATGCATCGCAAATAATTGAAACAATAGATGCAAACAACATTGTTTATTTAACAACAGCACGTTTAAAACAAATAGCTAACAAATCAAATGACATTATCGATTTGTTATTTTCTAATTGGAATACATCTATTGATTTAGCTCTAAATAACTGCTCACAATTAATACTAAGTATAAAAAACTATTTAGATAACGACAAAGATTCTAACTTACTATCACTAGAATATTTATTTCGTTTTTATGCATTATTTAATGAGCTTATCAAATTAAATACCGAATACAATCATATTAAAGATGTATCAACCTTATATAGTATTTACAAAGAGTTATTAAGCTCTGAAAGCTTAGATTTTCAAGGCGAACCATTACAAGGTTTACAAATTATGGGTATGTTAGAATCTCGCGTTCTAGATTTTGAGACCGTTATTATATCATCTGTTAACGAAGGTGTACTTCCTTCAGGAAAAAGTAATAACTCGTTCATTCCTTTTGATGTTAAAATAGAAAATAACTTGCCTACTTATAAAGAAAAAGATGCCGTTTATACATATCATTTTTATCGCCTTTTACAACGCGCAAAAAATATTTATATTTTATATAATACCGAAGCCGATATTTTAACTGGAGGAGAAAAAAGCAGATTTATAACGCAATTAGAATTAGAAGGCATACATCCTATCAATCATCAAATAATATCACCACAAATCCCCGTAATTACGCCTACATTAAACGTTATTGAAAAAACACCCGATTTACAATTAAAACTTAAAGAACTTGCAAAAAAAGGATTTTCACCTTCATCACTTACAAATTACATTCGAAATCCTATTGATTTTTATTATCAGAAAATTTTAAAAATTAAAGAGCATAATGATGTTGAAGAAACGGTTGCTGCCAATACCTTAGGAACCGTTGTTCATAATACCCTAGAGGATTTTTATAAGCCCCTAATTGGTACATTTTTATCGGTAGAGGGAATCAAAAAACTTAAAAAAGATATTGATAAAATAGTAACACATCATTTTACTGATGTTTATAAAGAAGGTGATATAACCAAAGGAAAAAATCTAATTATTTATGAGATTGCTAAACGCTATGTTTCTAATTTTTTAGATCTAGAAATTAAAGAACTAAAAGCTGGTAACCAAATAAAAATACTAGCTATTGAACTGGAAAACAATGTACAAGTTGATATTCCTGAATTAGATTTTCCTGTAACGCTTACAGGAAAAGTTGATAGAGTAGATGAATACAATGGCATAACGCGAATTATAGATTATAAAACAGGGCGTGTTGAATTAAATAAAGTGGAAGTTGTAAATTGGGAAGATATAACAACAGATTATACTAAATACAGCAAAAGTTTTCAAATACTTACTTATGCTTATATGATGCAACTTTCTAAAGACGTAAAACTCCCTATTGAAGCAGGCATTATTTCTTTTAAAAATTTGAGTGCTGGCTTTTTAAAGTTTGCGAAAAAAGATAAAGCAGGTAATTATGCAAAAAAAGATATATTAATAACTAAAGAAACTCTCGAAAATTTTAGTAGTGAACTAAAACAACTTATTTTAGAGATTTGTAATATTAATATTCCTTTTACCGAAAAAGAGATAAAATGA
- a CDS encoding OmpA family protein, giving the protein MKNLSRLLFAMLLVLGYSNSNAQDQNNPWQINIGVNAVDAYPNGDGGLFSETIFDEFANVTDHWNILPSLSTISVSKYVGDGFSFGVAGSLNKIDKWGDISTNPDTTNEVDDLSYYGVDGTIKYNFLQNTTLDPYVGVGGGYTWIDEIGAGTLNGTIGLNVWFSDNVGLTIQTSYKHAFEDYLTTHFQHTAGISIKFGGTDTDGDGIYDKDDACPDVAGLEAFNGCPDTDGDGIEDSKDSCPNEAGLAELNGCPDADGDGVADKDDNCPSVAGLKALAGCPDADGDGVTDADDKCVNTAGPAANNGCPWPDTDGDGVLDKDDKCPDVKGTVANSGCPEVSEEVQKTLNEYAKTILFDTGKSTIKSQSEAVLADIISILKEYPTAKFTVEGHTDSVGSEKLNQRLSDSRANSVKEYLIENGIDAFRLSALGYGEAKPIDSNNTRKGRANNRRVEINLAK; this is encoded by the coding sequence ATGAAAAATCTTAGCAGATTATTGTTCGCAATGTTGCTTGTACTTGGTTATAGCAACTCTAATGCGCAAGACCAAAACAACCCATGGCAAATTAACATTGGGGTTAACGCTGTAGACGCTTATCCTAATGGAGATGGCGGACTTTTTAGTGAAACTATTTTTGATGAATTCGCTAACGTGACTGACCACTGGAACATCTTACCTTCTTTATCAACTATCTCTGTATCTAAATACGTTGGTGATGGTTTCTCTTTTGGAGTTGCGGGTTCTTTAAATAAAATAGATAAATGGGGTGATATTAGCACAAACCCAGATACCACTAACGAAGTAGATGATTTATCTTACTATGGAGTAGATGGTACTATTAAATACAATTTCTTACAAAATACAACTCTTGACCCTTACGTAGGTGTTGGTGGTGGTTACACTTGGATTGACGAAATTGGTGCTGGTACTTTAAACGGTACTATTGGTTTAAATGTATGGTTTAGCGACAATGTTGGTTTAACAATACAAACTTCGTACAAACATGCATTTGAAGATTACTTAACAACTCACTTCCAACATACAGCTGGTATTTCTATCAAATTTGGTGGAACAGATACTGATGGTGATGGTATATATGACAAAGATGATGCTTGTCCAGATGTTGCTGGTTTAGAAGCTTTCAATGGTTGTCCTGATACTGACGGTGATGGTATTGAAGATAGCAAAGACTCTTGTCCTAACGAAGCTGGTTTAGCTGAGCTTAACGGATGTCCTGATGCTGATGGTGACGGTGTTGCCGATAAAGATGATAACTGTCCTTCAGTTGCTGGATTAAAAGCTTTAGCTGGTTGTCCTGATGCTGATGGTGATGGTGTAACTGATGCTGATGACAAATGTGTTAACACTGCTGGTCCTGCTGCAAACAATGGATGCCCTTGGCCAGATACTGATGGTGACGGTGTTTTAGATAAAGATGATAAATGTCCAGATGTTAAAGGTACTGTAGCTAACAGTGGTTGTCCAGAAGTTAGTGAAGAAGTTCAAAAAACGCTTAATGAATATGCTAAAACGATCTTATTTGATACTGGAAAATCTACTATCAAATCTCAATCTGAGGCTGTATTAGCTGATATTATCTCAATACTTAAAGAATACCCAACAGCTAAATTTACTGTTGAAGGACATACTGATAGTGTTGGTAGCGAGAAACTAAACCAAAGATTATCTGACTCTAGAGCAAATTCTGTTAAAGAATACTTAATTGAAAATGGTATTGATGCTTTCAGACTTTCTGCACTAGGATATGGAGAAGCTAAACCAATCGATTCTAACAATACTCGTAAAGGTAGAGCTAACAACAGACGTGTTGAAATTAACTTAGCAAAATAA